The Planctellipticum variicoloris DNA window GGGGACGCCGTCCAGCCTCGTTTCCGCCGCCGACGAATGCCTCTACCGATCCAAGTCGGACGGTCGGAATCGCGTGACGATCCGCTCGCTCGTCACCGCGGCCGACCGCGAAATGTTTGCGCTGGTGAATCAGCATCGCTTCAGCCGGTGGCTCGTCGCGGAGAAGTACCTCGACGTTCCGCAGATTTCCCGCGCTCTGGTTCAATGCCACACCGATCATTGCCGGATGGGCGATCTTGCGGTTCGCGCCGGCTACCTGACCGAGTCGCAGGTGGCTGCGATTCTCGAAATGCAGTCGACGGTCGGCGAGCGGTTCGGGCAGCTCGCGGTTCAGACGGGCGCGCTGGATCGCGAGCATGTCGTCCATCTCCTGGCGCTGCAGCAGGAGAATCCCCAGCAGCTCGCCGCCGCCATCGCCCGTCTCGGATTGATGTCCCCCAGTGCCACGATGGTTGCGCTGGAGGAGTACCAGAAGGCGAATGTTCCAGCGGGAACCCCCCTCGTCGGAACTCGGTGATTCGAGAGCCGCTCCCCCGTTTTCAGGTCTGAACGCCCGGTTTCCGCTTTTCGAGCTGACGGGAATCTGCTATTGGAAGAGGCTGGTCGTCGACTTTCTCCTCCGATCGCGCTCCGGCAGGGCCTCTGGCACTCGACGGGGCGTTGATTTCAGTTTGAACCAGGACGGCCACGGAAGGCTCAGGCGTGCGTTCCCGCTTCTTACACCTGGTCCGACTCTCGATGCGCCGGCTCGCCCGCGACGCAGCGCTGCCAGTGCGCGAGTTCGGCGAGTTGCTGAGCGAGAAATGTGAACAGCTCGCAGTCCACCTGAACATTTTCCGCCGTTCGGTCAATCACTCGCCCGAGTGGTTTTTCGTGACGACGACCGGCTTCGTCGGCATCGGCCTGACGACGCTGATGTTCTTCGCCCTCACCGCCGACAAATTTCGCTGGCTCGGCACCGTTGGCGGGGGGCGCTCGGTCAAAGAGGCCCGCGAATACTGGGCCCGCGTTGAAGTTCAGAATCGTCCCTCGCTGGAGACGCGAGATCGGTTTTCGCAACCGGGCCCGCAGCTACTTTATGCCGTTCAGCTCGATCCAGGCGATGGCCCTTACTACGCGCGAGGCCGGTCCGACGATTTCGTATTTCCCGAAGCGCTCCCGTCGGAAACCAGGCCCGCCGCCGAGCCTCAGCCCATCGCGTCGGACTGGCCGGAGCTTCCCCCGCGCCGCGAAACGGATCGAGAAACCGCTGAGTTCGAATGGGATGTTCGCTTCGAACGCGTCGCGGCCGCCGCGGCGCCGATTCCCGATAATCCGCCAGTCACCGTCACGGCCCGCAGCGCCTTTCCCGAGCTGCTGAGGCAGGTTCGCCTGCGCGAAGCGGTCGGCGGCTGGTCCCGTTCGAGCGGTTCGTTTGACGCCGGTCCGGTGATTCCGGTCGCCTATGCGGACCGTCGCGATCTCCCCCCGCCGCCAGCGCGGTCCATCGATCGCAGCGCGACCGGACCGGCCGACCAGGTGCTGGATCACTCAATCCCATCGTCGGTCGAAGTTGGACTCGACCTGGCGCTGCTCGGTCCGATTCGCGGCCTGGCCCATCTAGTCCAGGAGTCGTATCTGAAGATTGCGAATCGAGGCTCGGACAGCCTGCCCCGGTTGCAGATCATTGAGCCCCTGGATCTGCTGGAGACCGTCGTCGACGCCCGACCGCTGGCGGAGGTCGCCGATGGCGCCCTCCGGCGGGAAATCGTCGGATTGAACAGCGGCAGCGAACGCCAGCTTTCCGTCCGCTGGGTTCCGCGCGAGCCGGGCCGCTACCGGCACGAAGTCACGATCATCGCCGAAGCTCTCGTGGCGGCCGAGACCGAAGTCGGCTCGCCGCAGCCTCAGGGACAGCCCCTGCTGGCGATCTCGGCCCGGAAGTTAACCTCCAGCGTCCGCGTGGACGACACGCTGGAAGTCGAGATCGAAGTCCGCAATGAAGGTGACGCCGACGCCCGCAACGTCGCGGTCTACGCCGACGTCTCGTCGGCATTCGACCATAGGTATGGCCGTGAGCTGGAGTATCGGATCGGCGACCTCCCCGCCGGGGGATCGCATCGGACGGTGCTGCGGCTGACCGGTCGGCAGCCTGGCGAAGGGCTCGTTTCGCTGCAGGCCATGGCCGCTGCCGCCGTGCCCGCCGCGACGCGAATCCAGTCGTCGATCCAGCCCCGGCTCCAGGACGCCCGTCAGCCAGTTACGACGACCGTCGGCCGACTTCCGCTCCCGGAACCGGCCCCCCGGCGGCCTGCACCGTCCCGGGAAACTGCCTCGACGGTCGCCGCCGCTCAGGAAGCGACCGACCGCAAGCAGACGCGTCCAGCGACCGCAGCGCCGTTGGGTGATGTCTGCCGCTGTTGCCCGCCGGTGATTCTGGTCAATCCGGCCTATCTCGTTCCGCCGCTGTCGTACTGAGACGGTTCCCGCCGCGGCGATCGTGGCGCTCGGCTTTCCTCGGCGGAGCTGGGCGGACTGGATTCCGGGAGTGACAACGGCTGGATCGCGGTATACTGGCCGCAAGCGTCTGCCGGCCGGTCCCTTGCACAAGATCTCACGCCATGAGTATGCCTGCGTTTGCCGCCGCTCTCCTGCTCCTCCTGGCGACCAGTGTGTCAGCGGTTGCCGAAACCCCGCCGGCCGGCTCGCCGACAACCCCGCGCGGAACATTGACCTCGCTGAACAAAGAAGGCACGGTCCTGCTCGACGCCGAGCGGAAACGGCTGATCCTGAAGAGCGAAGTCTGCCTGCGCGAAGGGCTGCTGGAAATGCTGGCCTGCCTGAAGCAGACCAAGGAGCACGAGGCGATCCTGCGGGTCGACACGAGAGCCCAGGTCGTCCATGCGGGGCTGCTGGCCCTCGGCGCCGAAAGCGGACGCCCGGTTCAGTTCATGCCCGAGTACAAACCCGCGACCGGTCAGCCGATTGAGATTTACCTCTCCTGGACCGACAAGGATGGCAAGTCGCACCGCGAGCCGGCGCAGAAGTGGATCCGCAACGCGACGCGGAAGTACTTTGTCGAAAAGCTGGAGCAGCTTCCGTCCGATACGGCGATCGGCGAACGGACCGATTTGCGCTACGACGAGAAGAACAAAGAGCTCTTCTGGTACGGTCCAATGACCGCCGAGCAGCGCGATCAGTGGCTCAAACCGACGCAGAATGCGGCCTACCGCAAAGCCGTGCAGTCGATCTTCGATCGCACGCAGCTCCGGCCGCTCAACGCCCGGTGGGTCTTTGCGGGCAGCGGCTTCTCCGTCGACGAGAAGACCGGCAAGAAGTACTACAACGCCGAGTCGGGCGACTTGATCTGCGTCGCCAATTTCTCAACCGCCACGCTGGACCTGGCCGTCAGCAGTTCGGCGTCCAACGACGGCCTCGACTACGAAGCCTGGACCGAGCGGATTCCGCCGATCGGCACTCCGGTGGAGATCGAATTGATCCCGGTGTTCGAGAAAAAGCCGGGTCCAACTTCGCGGTAGGGGGGGAGTCGATTCAGTAACTGATGTCCGTGAAGTTACCGTCGTCTGTCGGTCTTCCCTCGACTCCGCCGCGGCCCCGCCCCATGCCAGCCGATCTCGACCAATCCCTGGAAAAAGCTCGCGACGCTAAGGCGGAAACGTTGAAGATCTTCAACCGTCTCGCCGGATCGGCGGCCGTCGGGATCACCCGCATTGGCGACCAGTACGGCCTGAAGGTGAACCTGGCCGAACCGCTGGCGGAGTCGGTCTCGCCCCCATCCTCGGTCAACGGAGTTCCAGTGTGCATTGAGGTCACCGGACAGATTACGAAGCGTCTTCCGGCGGAGCCCAGTTGATGTCTCCGGTGATTGATCCTCAAAGCGTCAACCGGCCCCACCCCGCCAGAATCGCCTCCGCACCCACCAGCGGCGACTGACACGCCCCGCGCCGGCAGACGTACGCGGTCGTCCGACCATCGATCGCCGTCTTCCCTGCCAGCAGCGGCTCGAGCACCGCAGGAACGGCCGCACCGGCGGCCTGCCGGATGACGAGCAAGTTCGGCAGAGACCGCCGCCGCAGCTCGACCAGCACCCGCTCGCACTCGGCCGGATCCGCACCTTCCATCAAAACGATCTCATGGGCCGGCCCGAGCAGCATGTCGAACGCCATCAGCGCCTGAGCCCCCGCCATCGGCACGCGGGCCAGCTCGCCCGCCAGCATCTCCAGCGTACCGACCGCACGCTGTTCCAGGTCGGACCGGCCGGTCAGCAGGGCGAGTTTGACCAGCGCCGTCGCCGCCAGGCTGTTGCCCGACGGGGTCGCGTTGTCGTGGACATCTTTGCTGCGTGCGATCAGAGTTTCGTGATCGGCGGACGTGTAGAAGTAGCCCCCGTCCGCAGCATCGGCGAACTGCGCCTCCATCCGCTCCGCAAGCGCGAGCGCCCCCTCCAGATAACGCGCATCGAACGTCGCCTGATACAACTCGGCCAGTCCGTCGATGACCGCCGCGTAGTCGTCGAGATACCCGTTGAATCGCGCCCGCCCGTCCTTGTAACCGTGCCACAGCCGACCATCCTCCGCGACCAGCGTCGACAGCACAAAGTCGCCCGCGGCCCGGGCCGCTTCGATGTATCGTGGCTCGTCGAACGCCGCCCCCACCCGCGCGCAGGCCGCGATCATCAGCCCGTTCCAGCTTGCCAGGATCTTTTCGTCCCGTCCGGGGGCGATCCGCTCGGCCCGCAGCGCAAACAACTTGGCCCGACACCCGGCCAGCAGCGCCTCCAGCACGCTTGGCGACAGTCCAAGCCGGGCCGCCTGGCGCTCGGGGGACTCCGGCCGGTTGAGAATCGTCTTGTGCTCCCAGTTTCCCTGGGGCGTCACGTCGTAGCACGCGCAGAACGCCGCGACCTCGTGTTCGTCGAGCGCCTCTTCAATCTCCCCCTGGGACCAGACGAAGAATTTTCCTTCCTCCCCTTCGCTGTCTGCGTCCTGCGTACTGTAGAACCCACCTTCGGGGCGGGTCATCTCCCGCAGCACGTAGTCCAGCGTCTCGCGCGCGACGGCCGCAAAGTCCGCCCGCCCGGTGATCTGATGCGCCTCCAGATAGACCGGGACCAGCAGCGCATTGTCGTAGAGCATCTTCTCGAAGTGGGGCGCCAGCCAGCGCTCGTCGGTCGAGTACCGCGCAAATCCGCCGCCGAGATGGTCATAAATTCCCCCGCGGGCCATCTTGTCGAGCGTGAGCGTCGTCGCCGCGAGAGCGTCCTCGCTGCCGAATCGCCGCCACAGGCGGAGCAGCAGCCGCAGGTCCATCGGGTGGGGAAACTTCGGGGCGGAGCCGAACCCCCCGTTCTCCCGGTCGACCGACCGCACCAGGACCTTCAGTGCGTTCCGCAACGTCTCCTCGGAGAGAGCGCCGGCGGGATGCTGCGGCCGGCCGGCGGCCACGACCGCCTCCGTCAGTTGTTCGGCCTGTTCGAGCAGCGCCTCGCGCCGGTTCTGCCAGGCCTCGTGAACGGCGGAGAGAATCTGCCGGAAACCCGGCCGCCCCCAGCGCGACTCGGGAGGCCAGTAGGTCCCGCCGAAGAACGGCTTCAGGTCGGGCGTCAGAAAGACCGACATCGGCCAGCCGCCGCTCTGCGTCATCGCAATGACCGCGGCCATATAGATCTGGTCGAGATCCGGCCGTTCTTCGCGATCGACCTTGATGTTGACGAACCAGTCGTTCATCAGGGCCGCGATGTCGGGGTTCTCGAAACTCTCGTGCTCCATCACGTGGCACCAGTGACAGGCGCTGTAGCCGATCGACAGAAAAATCGGCTTGTCGGCCAGCTTCGCTTCCGCCAGCGACGCCTCATTCCACGCCCGCCAGTCGACCGGGTTATTCGCGTGTTGCAGCAGGTACGGGCTCGTCTCCTGGGCGAGGCGGTTCGGCGAATGGCGGGGCAGGTCTGTCATGGCGAATCCAGCATCACGTAGGGCAGGCTCCCGCCCCGGGTCACGGCCACCAGCAAGTAAGACGTTCATCGTCATCACGCTGCCGCAATGCGCCATCCTACGCGCCGGGCCGGATTCAACAACCGGCCCAGTCGGAGTTTGCTTCTGAAATGCAAGGTTCGCTCCGGTACCGCCCGCCGCAATGTCGCTGCCAATTGGCCCCCTCCCTCTTTTCGCAGATCGCGCAGATTGGCGTCGCTTCGTGCGGGCGGGTACGCTGTCGCTCCGGACGCCGTGACCTCGTTTCGACGGGGTTGCAGCACTGTTCCACACGAGATCTTCCCGAAAGACTGCGATGACAGTTCCCGCCTGGGCTCTCGTCAGCAATGTTCCTGACCTCGCCGATTTCAGCGACGCTGAATTTCTGCAGTCCCTCGCCTGGGACAAGGGAGCCCCGCGCGCCGTTCGCGACGCGGCATCCGCGGGTGAACCCGGACCATTCTTGAAGGCCTGGCGGGACTACGCCGGCCCGGCGACCGGCGGACGCAAGCTGTCCGGATGGGCCTGCCTCTGGTCGCAGGCGAGCTGGCCGGATGACGTCGATCCGGGTCGGTTGCTGCAAGCTGCGATCCCAACCGTCAAACCGTCCGCAAAGGCTCGAAAGGGGGCGATCAAGGCCGCCGCAGACTGGCCCCGACGGCTCGCCCCGCTCCTCGACCGGCTGACATCGCATGCGGCAAAGGCCCACGCCGCAGCGCGCACAATGGGGGCTGAGTCCGCCGCAACGACAGACGCCGCCGGCCCCCTGACCATCCTGGCGGCTGCGGAATTGTGGGCAATCCGTGGCGGCAGTCTGCCGGCGGGACCTGCATTCGCGTTGTGGCGCGGACTCCTGACCGCTCTCCGGGCTGCACTGTCGACGCCCGTTGACGAAACGGCCCCTTTGGACATGCAGCTCGTCCGTCAGGGCGAGCTTCCCTTCCTGGCGGGAGCCTTCTTTCCGGGACTGACCGGCAGCTCGGCCTTGCTCCGCGACGGGAAGAAGTATCTGGCTCGCAAATTGTCGGACCATACGGATTCCGACGGAACGCCTCACGCCGAGCTGCTGCCGCGGCTGCCTCTCTGGTTGGCGCCGCTCGTCCGGGCGACCTGGTGGAGCGAACTCGCCGACGTTTCGCTGTGGAACGGCGACCAGCAGATCCTGCTGCGGGAAACGATCGAGCACGCCACGCCCCTTTGCCGGCTGGACGGCCGGCTGGCGATGGGGAATGGTCTGGCGATCGACGCATTCCCCCTCTTGAACGCTGCCGCCGCAATCCTGGGCCTTTCCACGGACCAGCCAGCCGCGGGCTATCTGAAAGCGATCGCCAAGGCGAGTGCCGGCAAGGTGGTGAAGTCCCGGCCTGCGATGACGGAGGCCGACGTTCCGTCGACGCAGTCGGACTGGGCCCGTTTTGCGTTGCTCAGAACCGACTGGAGCCCCCAGGCCGACACGCTGGCGATTACCCACCACCAGCGATTCCCGCAGATGGATGTCGCTGCGCTCGGTCAGCCGCTGCTCCACGGAGACTGGCCTCTCCAGCTCCAGATCGGCGACTCCCTCTTCGAACTGGCCGACGAATGGTCCTGCGTCTGCTGGGTTTCCGACGCCGAT harbors:
- a CDS encoding YdjY domain-containing protein, giving the protein MSMPAFAAALLLLLATSVSAVAETPPAGSPTTPRGTLTSLNKEGTVLLDAERKRLILKSEVCLREGLLEMLACLKQTKEHEAILRVDTRAQVVHAGLLALGAESGRPVQFMPEYKPATGQPIEIYLSWTDKDGKSHREPAQKWIRNATRKYFVEKLEQLPSDTAIGERTDLRYDEKNKELFWYGPMTAEQRDQWLKPTQNAAYRKAVQSIFDRTQLRPLNARWVFAGSGFSVDEKTGKKYYNAESGDLICVANFSTATLDLAVSSSASNDGLDYEAWTERIPPIGTPVEIELIPVFEKKPGPTSR
- a CDS encoding thioredoxin domain-containing protein, translated to MTDLPRHSPNRLAQETSPYLLQHANNPVDWRAWNEASLAEAKLADKPIFLSIGYSACHWCHVMEHESFENPDIAALMNDWFVNIKVDREERPDLDQIYMAAVIAMTQSGGWPMSVFLTPDLKPFFGGTYWPPESRWGRPGFRQILSAVHEAWQNRREALLEQAEQLTEAVVAAGRPQHPAGALSEETLRNALKVLVRSVDRENGGFGSAPKFPHPMDLRLLLRLWRRFGSEDALAATTLTLDKMARGGIYDHLGGGFARYSTDERWLAPHFEKMLYDNALLVPVYLEAHQITGRADFAAVARETLDYVLREMTRPEGGFYSTQDADSEGEEGKFFVWSQGEIEEALDEHEVAAFCACYDVTPQGNWEHKTILNRPESPERQAARLGLSPSVLEALLAGCRAKLFALRAERIAPGRDEKILASWNGLMIAACARVGAAFDEPRYIEAARAAGDFVLSTLVAEDGRLWHGYKDGRARFNGYLDDYAAVIDGLAELYQATFDARYLEGALALAERMEAQFADAADGGYFYTSADHETLIARSKDVHDNATPSGNSLAATALVKLALLTGRSDLEQRAVGTLEMLAGELARVPMAGAQALMAFDMLLGPAHEIVLMEGADPAECERVLVELRRRSLPNLLVIRQAAGAAVPAVLEPLLAGKTAIDGRTTAYVCRRGACQSPLVGAEAILAGWGRLTL